The following is a genomic window from Sporosarcina jeotgali.
CGCCCCATCACTTAGGTGAAACAATTGACGGAGTTCTTGCACTTGCAGAGAACCCTGCAGTGACAACAGAGGAATTAATGGAAATCATTCCTGGGCCGGACTTCCCAACAGGAGGAATTATCTTAGGCCGAAGCGGAATCCGCAGAGCTTATGAGACAGGCCGGGGATCTTTGTTAGTACGCGGTAAAGTTGAAATTGAGCAAGCTTCCAACGGGAAAGAAACAATTATCGTCTATGAGCTGCCTTATCAAGTAAACAAAGCCCGTTTGATCGAAAAAATTGCTGACCTTGTACGGGAAAAGAAAATTGAAGGAATCACACACCTCGCGGACGAATCCGACCGTACAGGTATGCGTATTGTCATTGAAGTACGAAGAGATGCGAATGCCCACGTGTTGTTAAATAACTTATACAAGCAAACTGCACTTCAATCAAGCTTTGGTATCAATATGCTTGCCCTTGTTGATGGACAACCAAAAGTCCTCGCATTGAAAGAGATTTTATATCATTATTTAGAGCACCAAAAAGTTGTGATTCGACGCAGAACACAATATGAACTAAAGAAAGCAGAAGACCGTGCACACATTCTTGAAGGATTAAGAATTGCCCTTGATCATATCGATGAAATAATTGCACTTATCCGTGGTTCAAAAACTGCAGATGAAGCTAAAAGCGGGTTAATGGAGCGCTACAGTCTATCGGATCGTCAAGCACAAGCGATATTAGATATGCGTTTGCAGCGGCTGACTGGACTGGAACGTGACAAAATTGAAGATGAGTATCAACAATTGGTACTGCTAATCAATGAATTACGAGCTATTTTAGCTGATGAACTCAAAGTAATTGAGATTATTAAAGAAGAACTGCTCGAAGTTAAGCAGCGCTTTGCGGACAAACGCCGTACAGAAATTACTCTTGGCGGTACGGATATGCTTGAAGACGAAGACCTGATTCCTGAAGAAAACTCAGTCCTAACACTTACGCATCACGGATACGTGAAACGCTTGCCGGCAAACACATACCGGAGTCAGCGTCGCGGCGGCCGTGGAATTCAAGGAATGGGCACAAACAATGATGACTTCGTGGAACACTTGTTAAATACATCCACTCATGACACGATTTTGTTCTTTACGAGCAAAGGCCGGGTATTCCGGAAAAAAGGTTACGAAGTTCCGGAGTTTAGCAGAACAGCTAAAGGATTGCCGTTAGTGAATCTATTAGATGTTGAAAAAGATGAAAAAGTAACAACGATGATTCCGATTAATAAGTTTGAGGAAGACCAATACTTGTTCTTCACAACCCGAGACGGTCTCGTCAAACGAACTTCTGTCATGGCGTTTGCTAACATCCGTTCTAACGGGTTGATTGCCTTGCGTCTGCGTGAAGAAGACGAACTTATTAACGTGAAGTTGACGGATGGCAGTACGACAATTGCGATCGGTACAAAGGATGGTATGCTCATTCAGTTCACTGAAGAGTCCATTCGTCCGTTAAGCCGGACAGCAAGCGGAGTGATTGGAATTCGTTTACGTGAAGGTGATCATGTCGTTGGCATGGATATCGTCAAAGAAGAGGACGAGATTCTTGTGGTAACGGAAAACGGATTCGGTAAACGAACTCCAGTTTCTGAGTATCGTTTGCAGTCACGCGGCGGATTTGGATTAAAGACATTAAACATCACTGAACGTAACGGTAAGATGGTTGCGATGAAGTCTGTAGATGGTACAGAAGATCTCATGCTGATCACTCTCCACGGTATTTTAATACGCATGGATATCCATGATATTTCTATAATCGGCCGAAGTACTCAAGGCGTACGATTAATTCGTTTAGGTGACGAAGAGTTTGTTGCCACTGTAGCGAAGGTCGAAAAAGAGACATTAGAAGAAATGGATGAAAGTGAAGAAGATATGATGGAAGATGGCCCATCTATCGACACAGAAACTAATGAGAAAACTGATGCAGCTGGTGATCATTCATCAGAAACAGAATCTGACGAATAATATTTTCAGTACCGGTTTGGATAAAATTCCAAACCGGTATTTTTTTGATGTTTGGAATAGAGTATGATGAGAAGAGAACAATCATCTGAAAAAGAAATGCGGTGACTAAGAATGGAAAACTACAGAAATTTAAATGAACTTCGACCAGGGGCAATCATTGTGGAAGATATTTATGCAAATACAGCATTCCCAATCATACGTAAAGGAACGATGCTTGAGATAGAGCATCTTGAAGTGCTTGACCTATTCAATATCAAAAGGGTGAAAATTGAGGAAAGAATCGCTAATCGGGTTCAAACTGAACAACGTGAAGAGGAAATAACCAATACAATCTCCAGTGATATAGAGCAGCTGCTTGAAAATAAAATTAGCAGGACTTCAGATTTGCATACCATGTATAAAAAAGCAGTGAACGATTATAAAAGGGAATTCACGTCATGGAGATCTGGTGTAAAACTGGATATTGCCAAAGTGCGTTTGCTTATAATGCCGTTACTTGAAACGTATATGGAACATAAAAAAATGCTCGTTGTGCTAAATGAGTATTCGAATCGGAAAGAATACCTATTCCATCACGCGGTATCGGTCGGTGTGTTAACTTCAGCACTGGCAAGCGAATTGGATTATCCAAAAGGAACAACGCTTCAATTAGGGCTTGCTGGGACACTTATAGACTGTGGGATGGCAAAGGTGAATGCTGGATTGTTAGAAAAGGCAGCATTTCTAACTAAGGATGAATTTACTGAAGTAAAAAAACATCCAATACTCAGCTACCAAATGATGCAAGACTCTCCTTTGTTACGCCAAGAAATGAAGCTTGCCGTATTGCAGCATCATGAAAGAATGGATGGAAGCGGATATCCTCGCGGGGACCGGGGGGAAAAGATTTCTCAGCTATCTCAAATACTTGCCGTTGCAGATGTATTTCATGCAATGACATGTGAACGCGTGTATCGTGCAAAAGAATCCCCTTATAAAGTTGCAGAAATGATGAAGGAAGAGGACTTCGGAAAGTTTGATCCGGCTATACTGGATGCATTGTATGCAGTGATAGGAATGCCGGACGTCGGAGATAAAGTACTTCTAACAAATGGTAATGTAGGAGAAGTAGTCTCAGTAAATAGTAATAAGCCGTTGCGGCCGAACATTAAATTGCAAGGCAGGGACGATATTTTAGACTTATGCGCCAATCGTTCAGTTGCGATTGAGAAAGTAGTAAACTAATTCAATAGAAGAACATGTTTCAAATAGGTCTGTCATTGGATGATAAACATCGAATGGCAGGCTTTTGGTTATGTAATGAACTTTTATTTTAAAAAAGATTAAATAGGGGTTGCACTATTATTCTAGGCATGGTATTATATAAAAGTTGCCAAAACAACTTGGCACACAAACGAAACACTATGAACCTTGAAAACTGAACAGCAAAATGTCAACGAATTATCGTTTGGGAAGCCGGTTCTGCCGGTGGAACGAACACAACAGATCTTAATCGATCTGATAGACATCTTAAATGATGCCAGTACGAATTGAGCAATCAATTCTCATACTGGCTGGCGAGATGTAGTGCAGTACTAGGAAGCGATCGAGCGAAGAAGGGAGCGTACTATGGTACGTGACCGACTAAGAGAGTGAAGCTGACGACGTAATGTGCTGCAGATCGACTGCCAGTTTTATGGAGAGTTTGATCCTGGCTCAGGACGAACGCTGGCGGCATGCCTAATACATGCAAGTCGAGCGAATCAATTGGAGCTTGCTCCTTTTGATTAGCGGCGGACGGGTGAGTAACACGTGGGCAACCTGCCCTGCAGATGGGGATAACTCCGGGAAACCGGGGCTAATACCGAATAATCAGTTCCTTCGCATGAAGGAACTCTGAAAGACGGTTTCGGCTGTCACTGCAGGATGGGCCCGCGGCGCATTAGCTAGTTGGTGGGGTAATGGCCTACCAAGGCAACGATGCGTAGCCGACCTGAGAGGGTGATCGGCCACACTGGGACTGAGACACGGCCCAGACTCCTACGGGAGGCAGCAGTAGGGAATCTTCCACAATGGACGAAAGTCTGATGGAGCAATGCCGCGTGAGTGAAGAAGGTTTTCGGATCGTAAAGCTCTGTTGCGAGGGAAGAACACGTACGGGAGTAACTGCCCGTACCTTGACGGTACCTCGTCAGAAAGCCACGGCTAACTACGTGCCAGCAGCCGCGGTAATACGTAGGTGGCAAGCGTTGTCCGGAATTATTGGGCGTAAAGCGCGCGCAGGCGGTCCTTTAAGTCTGATGTGAAAGCCCACGGCTCAACCGTGGAGGGTCATTGGAAACTGGGGGACTTGAGTACAGAAGAGGAAAGCGGAATTCCACGTGTAGCGGTGAAATGCGTAGAGATGTGGAGGAACACCAGTGGCGAAGGCGGCTTTCTGGTCTGTAACTGACGCTGAGGCGCGAAAGCGTGGGGAGCAAACAGGATTAGATACCCTGGTAGTCCACGCCGTAAACGATGAGTGCTAAGTGTTAGGGGGTTTCCGCCCCTTAGTGCTGCAGCTAACGCATTAAGCACTCCGCCTGGGGAGTACGGCCGCAAGGCTGAAACTCAAAGGAATTGACGGGGACCCGCACAAGCGGTGGAGCATGTGGTTTAATTCGAAGCAACGCGAAGAACCTTACCAGGTCTTGACATCCCACTGACCGGCATGGAGACATGTCTTTCCCTTCGGGGACAGTGGTGACAGGTGGTGCATGGTTGTCGTCAGCTCGTGTCGTGAGATGTTGGGTTAAGTCCCGCAACGAGCGCAACCCTTAATCTTAGTTGCCATCATTTAGTTGGGCACTCTAAGGTGACTGCCGGTGACAAACCGGAGGAAGGTGGGGATGACGTCAAATCATCATGCCCCTTATGACCTGGGCTACACACGTGCTACAATGGACGGTACAGAGGGCTGCAAACCCGCGAGGGGGAGCCAATCCCAGAAAACCGTTCCCAGTTCGGATTGTAGGCTGCAACTCGCCTGCATGAAGCCGGAATCGCTAGTAATCGTGGATCAGCATGCCACGGTGAATACGTTCCCGGGTCTTGTACACACCGCCCGTCACACCACGAGAGTTTGTAACACCCGAAGTCGGTGGGGTAACCCTTAGGGGAGCTAGCCGCCGAAGGTGGGACAGATGATTGGGGTGAAGTCGTAACAAGGTAGCCGTATCGGAAGGTGCGGCTGGATCACCTCCTTTCTAAGGATATATGTCAGTGGAACATCCTCGTGATGATGAAGCTGCACATTCGGAAAAGAACCTTTGGTTCTTACGTTGACATTTTGCGTTCAGTTTTGAAGGTTCATCAAAAAGCGGAGACGACCGTTTTGATGCGACAAGCATAAGACAGATCGACGAAGTGGCGATTTTTGCCACGTAGACGAGTTGGCTTATGATCTCGAGCATCAGGGAGTCGGAGCTGGATTATGATGAATATCTTCAAACTTGTTCATTGAAAACTGGATAAAACAACATTGAAGCAACAAATCAAGACAATCAACCGAGTCGGACACTATTTATAGTGAGCCGAACAGCGATTCTTGTGTTCTTTCTTCTCAATCATCGCTGATTGAAAGAAGAACGTTAACTTTTTGGTTAAGTTAGAAAGGGCGCACGGCGGATGCCTTGGCACTAGGAGCCTAAGAAGGACGGCACTAACACCGATATGCTTCGGGGAGCTGTAAGTAAGCTGTGATCCGAAGATTTCCGAATGGGGAAACCCACCATCTTTAATAGGATGGTACGTATTTGTGAATACATAGCAAATACGAGGCAGACCCGGAGAACTGAAACATCTAAGTATCCGGAGGAAGAGAAAGAAAAATCGATTCCCTGAGTAGCGGCGAGCGAAACGGGAAAAGCCCAAACCAGGAAGCTTGCTTCCTGGGGTTGTAGGACACTCTATACGGAGTTACAAAAGGATGAGTTAGGCGAAGCGACCTGGAAAGGTCCGCCAGAGTGGGTAAAAGCCCCGTAACCGAAAATTCATCCCCTCCAGAGTGGATCCTGAGTACGGCGGAACACGTGAAATTCCGTCGGAATCCGGGAGGACCATCTCCCAAGGCTAAATACTCCCTAGTGACCGATAGTGAACCAGTACCGTGAGGGAAAGGTGAAAAGCACCCCGGAAGGGGAGTGAAATAGATCCTGAAACCGTGTGCCTACAAGTTGTCAGAGCCCGTTAATGGGTGATGGCGTGCCTTTTGTAGAATGAACCGGCGAGTTACGATTCCATGCGAGGTTAAGCAGAGAATGCGGAGCCGCAGCGAAAGCGAGTCTGAATAGGGCGAATGAGTATGGGGTCGTAGACCCGAAACCAGGTGATCTACCCATGTCCAGGGTGAAGGTAAGGTAACACTTACTGGAGGCCCGAACCCACGTACGTTGAAAAGTGCGGGGATGAGGTGTGGGTAGCGGTGAAATTCCAATCGAACCTGGAGATAGCTGGTTCTCTCCGAAATAGCTTTAGGGCTAGCCTCAAACGTTAGAATCTCGGAGGTAGAGCACTGTTTGGACTAGGGGCCCATCCCGGGTTACCGAATTCAGACAAACTCCGAATGCCGATGATTTATGTTTGGGAGTCAGACTATGGGTGATAAGGTCCATAGTCGAGAGGGAAACAGCCCAGACCGCCAGTTAAGGTCCCAAAGTATTCGTTAAGTGGAAAAGGATGTGGCGCTGCCCAGACAACCAGGATGTTGGCTTAGAAGCAGCCATCATTTAAAGAGTGCGTAATAGCTCACTGGTCGAGTGGCGCTGCGCCGAAAATGTATCGGGGCTAAACGAATCACCGAAACTGCGGATTGACACCTTTGGTGTCAGTGGTAGGAGAGCGTTCCAAGGGCGTTGAAGCTGGACCGGAAGGACTGGTGGAGCGCTTGGAAGTGAGAATGCCGGTATGAGTAGCGAAAGAAGGGTGAGAATCCCTTCCACCGAATGCCCAAGGTTTCCTGAGGAAGGCTCGTCCACTCAGGGTCAGTCGGGACCTAAGTCGAGGCCGATAGGCGTAGACGATGGACAACAGGTTGATATTCCTGTACTACCTCCCCACCGTTTGAGTGATGGGGTGACGCAGAAGGATAGGGTGAGCGCGCTGTTGGTCATGCGCGTCTAAGCAGTGAGGTGTGAAACGAGGCAAATCCCGTTTCTACAACATTGAGCTGTGATGGCAAGGGGTGTATACCCTGGAGTCCCTGATTTCACACTGCCAAGAAAAGCCTCTAACGAGGTGGGAGGTACCCGTACCGCAAACCAACACAGGTAGGCGAGGAGAGAATCCTAAGGTGATCGAGAGAACTCTCGTTAAGGAACTCGGCAAAATGACCCCGTAACTTCGGGAGAAGG
Proteins encoded in this region:
- a CDS encoding HD-GYP domain-containing protein; its protein translation is MENYRNLNELRPGAIIVEDIYANTAFPIIRKGTMLEIEHLEVLDLFNIKRVKIEERIANRVQTEQREEEITNTISSDIEQLLENKISRTSDLHTMYKKAVNDYKREFTSWRSGVKLDIAKVRLLIMPLLETYMEHKKMLVVLNEYSNRKEYLFHHAVSVGVLTSALASELDYPKGTTLQLGLAGTLIDCGMAKVNAGLLEKAAFLTKDEFTEVKKHPILSYQMMQDSPLLRQEMKLAVLQHHERMDGSGYPRGDRGEKISQLSQILAVADVFHAMTCERVYRAKESPYKVAEMMKEEDFGKFDPAILDALYAVIGMPDVGDKVLLTNGNVGEVVSVNSNKPLRPNIKLQGRDDILDLCANRSVAIEKVVN
- the gyrA gene encoding DNA gyrase subunit A, with product MADLPKRGVQEINISKEMETSFLDYAMSVIVSRALPDVRDGLKPVHRRILYAMQDLGNTADKAHKKSARIVGDVIGKYHPHGDTAVYDTMVRMAQDFNYRYMLVDGHGNFGSVDGDSAAAMRYTESRMSRIAMELLRDINKDTIDYKDNYDGQEREPIVLPSRFPNLLVNGTSGIAVGMATNIPPHHLGETIDGVLALAENPAVTTEELMEIIPGPDFPTGGIILGRSGIRRAYETGRGSLLVRGKVEIEQASNGKETIIVYELPYQVNKARLIEKIADLVREKKIEGITHLADESDRTGMRIVIEVRRDANAHVLLNNLYKQTALQSSFGINMLALVDGQPKVLALKEILYHYLEHQKVVIRRRTQYELKKAEDRAHILEGLRIALDHIDEIIALIRGSKTADEAKSGLMERYSLSDRQAQAILDMRLQRLTGLERDKIEDEYQQLVLLINELRAILADELKVIEIIKEELLEVKQRFADKRRTEITLGGTDMLEDEDLIPEENSVLTLTHHGYVKRLPANTYRSQRRGGRGIQGMGTNNDDFVEHLLNTSTHDTILFFTSKGRVFRKKGYEVPEFSRTAKGLPLVNLLDVEKDEKVTTMIPINKFEEDQYLFFTTRDGLVKRTSVMAFANIRSNGLIALRLREEDELINVKLTDGSTTIAIGTKDGMLIQFTEESIRPLSRTASGVIGIRLREGDHVVGMDIVKEEDEILVVTENGFGKRTPVSEYRLQSRGGFGLKTLNITERNGKMVAMKSVDGTEDLMLITLHGILIRMDIHDISIIGRSTQGVRLIRLGDEEFVATVAKVEKETLEEMDESEEDMMEDGPSIDTETNEKTDAAGDHSSETESDE